A region from the Salicibibacter cibarius genome encodes:
- a CDS encoding TIGR03943 family putative permease subunit yields the protein MVKNIDVTFHIFFRGVIMLGFAILLLSLLLSDTIYVYIAPSMVGFSYLTTVIFFVLGLFQIFRSANSQDVHSHDEDHHIPARTSINIVVYSLFLIPIFAGILLPSATLNSEIVANRGTQTIEPSSQEENSSTSDSNSAVISEQEVRQEQGEDMAEKLAEQTEIVLDDENYVDVMRGIGQGGERLHGKDMDFTGFVYKDPAMNDDEFLVARFAITCCLADAVVYAFHVSAEDAQLYEMDSWVRVKGELANNENGEGSDPYVKAAEIEEIPEPDQPYVYDEFDFF from the coding sequence ATGGTTAAAAATATCGATGTAACTTTTCACATTTTTTTTCGCGGCGTCATTATGTTAGGGTTTGCTATATTGTTGCTCTCGTTATTGCTGTCGGACACTATCTATGTCTATATCGCGCCAAGCATGGTTGGATTTAGCTATTTGACGACCGTCATATTTTTTGTCCTTGGGCTTTTTCAAATTTTTAGAAGTGCCAACTCCCAAGATGTTCATTCGCATGACGAGGACCATCATATTCCTGCGCGAACGAGTATTAATATTGTCGTGTATAGTTTATTCCTTATCCCAATTTTTGCCGGTATATTGCTGCCATCGGCAACGCTCAATAGTGAAATTGTTGCAAATCGGGGTACACAAACCATTGAACCTTCCTCGCAAGAAGAAAACAGCTCGACCAGTGATTCGAATTCAGCTGTGATTAGTGAACAAGAAGTCAGGCAAGAGCAAGGGGAAGATATGGCAGAAAAATTGGCAGAGCAAACAGAGATTGTGTTAGACGATGAAAACTATGTCGACGTCATGCGAGGGATTGGGCAAGGCGGCGAGCGCCTTCATGGTAAAGACATGGATTTTACCGGATTTGTTTATAAGGATCCTGCCATGAATGACGATGAATTTCTTGTCGCTCGTTTTGCGATTACATGCTGTTTGGCAGATGCCGTTGTATACGCTTTTCACGTAAGTGCAGAAGACGCCCAACTGTATGAAATGGATTCTTGGGTTCGCGTAAAAGGAGAATTAGCGAATAACGAGAATGGTGAAGGCTCCGATCCTTATGTAAAAGCTGCTGAGATTGAGGAAATTCCTGAGCCTGATCAACCCTATGTGTACGACGAGTTCGATTTTTTCTGA